From Citricoccus sp. SGAir0253, a single genomic window includes:
- a CDS encoding glycosyltransferase family 4 protein, translated as MKIVVLSQYYDPEPVPIPGQVARGLRARGHEVQVLTAPPSYPAGRVYEGFRNHDTTTVADGVPIHRVRTPISHSQNAVGRFASYFGFAGSASRARSLISGADVVYVYATQMTASIPVHVWSLLCGTPFVLHVQDLWPESISESSMIPPKAKQAVEAVLNPWLRRAYARAEAIVAIAPTMAEVLSRRGGDARKVRTILNWSVEDGRQVTPRERRTASEGGLHLLYAGNVGDLQGFDVVIDALSKSSDPGVRLRVVGAGSSLEDVKRRAAVRLPPGRVEFFDPVPRERLGPHLDWADFQLIPLRNLDIFRGTIPSKFQGSMREAIPVITNVPGDLAQMVGDEQVGLVATPDDAQSLAACVDRAARIDDETYAGLSRRSLEFYNRSMSADSGLDRLERILTEAACARKKGSDRVGR; from the coding sequence ATGAAGATCGTCGTTCTCAGCCAGTACTATGATCCAGAGCCGGTGCCGATCCCGGGGCAGGTGGCCCGTGGCCTCCGCGCCCGCGGGCACGAGGTGCAGGTCCTGACCGCACCGCCGAGCTATCCGGCCGGAAGGGTCTACGAGGGCTTCCGCAACCACGACACCACCACCGTTGCGGACGGGGTGCCGATACACCGGGTCCGGACGCCGATCTCCCACTCGCAGAACGCCGTGGGACGATTCGCCAGCTACTTCGGCTTCGCGGGGTCGGCTTCGAGGGCGCGCTCCCTGATCAGCGGCGCGGACGTCGTGTACGTGTACGCCACGCAGATGACGGCCTCCATCCCGGTGCACGTATGGAGCCTCCTGTGTGGAACCCCGTTCGTGCTGCACGTCCAAGACCTGTGGCCGGAGTCCATATCCGAGTCCTCGATGATCCCGCCGAAGGCCAAGCAGGCGGTCGAGGCGGTCCTGAACCCGTGGCTGCGCCGTGCCTATGCGCGTGCCGAGGCCATCGTCGCCATCGCCCCGACAATGGCGGAGGTGCTGAGCCGGCGCGGCGGTGATGCCCGCAAGGTGCGGACCATCCTCAACTGGTCCGTGGAAGATGGTCGCCAGGTCACACCTCGGGAACGCCGTACCGCCAGCGAGGGCGGACTCCACCTGCTCTACGCGGGGAACGTGGGAGACCTGCAGGGGTTTGACGTGGTGATAGATGCGCTGTCCAAGAGCTCAGACCCCGGCGTGCGGCTGCGGGTGGTCGGCGCCGGCAGCAGCCTGGAGGACGTCAAGCGGCGTGCCGCTGTTCGGTTGCCCCCGGGGCGGGTGGAGTTCTTCGATCCTGTCCCGCGTGAGAGGCTCGGCCCGCATCTTGACTGGGCGGACTTCCAGTTGATCCCCCTCCGCAACCTGGACATCTTCCGTGGGACCATCCCGTCGAAGTTCCAGGGGAGCATGCGGGAGGCCATCCCCGTGATCACGAACGTCCCGGGCGACCTGGCGCAGATGGTAGGGGACGAGCAGGTAGGTCTGGTCGCGACGCCTGACGACGCGCAAAGCCTGGCCGCGTGCGTCGATCGAGCGGCACGCATCGACGACGAGACGTACGCCGGACTCAGCCGTCGCAGCCTGGAGTTCTACAACCGGTCCATGTCGGCCGACTCCGGGCTGGACCGACTGGAACGGATCCTGACAGAAGCAGCATGCGCAAGGAAGAAAGGGAGC
- a CDS encoding nucleoside-diphosphate sugar epimerase/dehydratase: MNRINRNRLARAVFWAVDMLSWVVMIPVAAWFRYEFEVQRMPVLGLLLIAIVTIALQSVLGIVTGVYRGRHPYGTFAEVRALTYVVVLVGALTSVLVFAVGTAWNVPRSVALIATPMALFCMLAARYVFRLSRERRLGPRQDAARTIVYGAGYLGETVIRRMQTDADSTFRPVALLDDDPELSNLEIRGVRVLGGFDDIATVAECTAAEELVIAIGRADSSLVRRITDAAQDAGLRVRVLPLLENILAGHTKLSDLRDISIEDLIGRHPVDTEVESIADYIAGKRVLVTGAGGSIGAELCRQIAKYAPTELIMLDRDETGLQQAQLGVVGHGLLHTRDVVLADIREPEALERVFQERRPEVVYHAAALKHLPMLEQYPEEAWKTNVLGTLNVLRAARNADVATFINISTDKAANPTSVLGHSKRVAEKLTAWMGQETGRPYLSVRFGNVIGSRGSMLPTFRSLIEKGGPLTVTHPDVTRYFMTIPEACQLVVQAGAIGAPGEVLILDMGEPVRILDIAERMIEMSGKDIEITFTGLREGEKLHEELVGLGEGDERPFHPKISHALVSALSPDQMDRDVWLKRCGKTEHEAGVVSGN, from the coding sequence GTGAACCGCATCAATCGCAATCGACTGGCGCGCGCCGTCTTCTGGGCGGTGGACATGCTGAGCTGGGTGGTGATGATCCCCGTGGCGGCCTGGTTCCGCTACGAGTTCGAGGTCCAGCGCATGCCCGTCCTGGGGCTGCTCCTCATCGCCATCGTGACCATCGCACTCCAGTCGGTCCTCGGCATCGTCACCGGTGTCTACCGCGGCCGTCATCCCTACGGCACCTTCGCCGAGGTCCGGGCACTCACCTACGTGGTCGTGCTGGTAGGAGCCCTGACCTCCGTGCTGGTCTTCGCCGTCGGCACGGCCTGGAACGTTCCGCGCAGCGTCGCTCTGATCGCGACCCCTATGGCGCTGTTCTGCATGCTGGCAGCCCGGTACGTGTTCCGCCTCAGCCGTGAGCGCCGCCTCGGGCCGAGGCAGGACGCCGCCCGCACGATCGTCTACGGGGCCGGTTACCTGGGGGAGACCGTCATCCGCCGGATGCAGACCGATGCCGACTCGACGTTCCGGCCCGTCGCCCTGCTCGACGACGACCCGGAGCTCTCGAACCTGGAGATCCGCGGCGTGCGGGTCCTGGGTGGGTTCGACGACATCGCCACGGTGGCCGAGTGCACGGCCGCGGAGGAGCTGGTCATCGCGATCGGCCGCGCCGACTCCTCGCTGGTCCGGCGCATCACCGACGCCGCCCAGGACGCCGGTTTGCGGGTGCGCGTGCTGCCCCTGCTCGAGAACATCCTCGCGGGGCACACGAAGCTGTCCGACCTGCGAGACATCTCCATCGAGGACCTCATCGGCCGGCACCCGGTGGACACCGAGGTGGAGTCGATCGCCGACTACATCGCCGGCAAGCGCGTCCTCGTGACGGGCGCGGGCGGGTCGATCGGCGCCGAGCTGTGCCGCCAGATCGCCAAGTACGCGCCCACCGAGCTGATCATGCTGGACCGGGACGAGACCGGCCTGCAGCAGGCCCAGCTGGGGGTCGTGGGCCACGGCCTGCTCCACACCCGGGACGTGGTGCTGGCGGACATCCGCGAGCCCGAGGCCCTCGAGCGCGTCTTCCAGGAACGCCGGCCGGAGGTGGTCTACCACGCGGCGGCCCTGAAGCACCTGCCGATGCTGGAGCAGTACCCCGAGGAGGCGTGGAAGACCAACGTGCTGGGGACGCTGAACGTCCTCCGGGCGGCGAGGAACGCCGACGTGGCAACGTTCATCAACATCAGCACGGACAAGGCCGCCAATCCGACGAGTGTCCTGGGTCACTCCAAGCGCGTCGCCGAGAAGCTGACCGCCTGGATGGGCCAGGAGACCGGCCGGCCGTACCTCTCCGTGCGCTTCGGCAACGTCATCGGCAGCCGCGGCTCCATGCTCCCGACGTTCCGCTCGCTCATCGAGAAGGGCGGCCCCCTGACGGTCACCCACCCGGACGTCACCCGCTACTTCATGACCATCCCGGAGGCCTGCCAGCTCGTGGTCCAGGCCGGCGCCATCGGCGCCCCGGGCGAGGTGCTCATCCTGGACATGGGCGAGCCCGTGCGGATCCTCGACATCGCCGAGCGCATGATCGAGATGTCCGGCAAGGACATCGAGATCACCTTCACGGGCCTCCGCGAGGGGGAGAAGCTCCACGAGGAGCTCGTGGGCCTGGGCGAGGGCGATGAGCGCCCGTTCCATCCGAAGATCTCACATGCACTCGTCAGCGCCTTGTCACCGGACCAGATGGACCGGGACGTCTGGCTGAAGCGGTGCGGCAAGACGGAACACGAGGCAGGAGTAGTCAGTGGCAACTGA
- a CDS encoding aminotransferase class I/II-fold pyridoxal phosphate-dependent enzyme, giving the protein MATERILMSKPDVGELEEEYVLSAVRSGWIAPLGPDVDAFEAEISERTGVRHAVALSSGTAALHLGLLSLGVGRGDIVVTSTMTFAATANAVAYTGATPFFVDSDPMTGNIDPELLDQALAELQGAGTPASAVVPVDLLGKAADYSRIESICAVYEVPLFCDAAESLGAFHRGKAAGSFGRAGVFSFNGNKIMTTSGGGMFVTDDEMLAQNVRYLSTQARQPVVHYEHTDVGYNYRMSNILAALGRAQLSRLDEMISRRQQWRARYKDFFEHIPGIEVFGGTNDTEDNCWLSSIVVDSTQTTLTARDLQAKLDRDGIESRPLWKPMHLQPVFRGAPRLVNGSSESLFENGLTLPSGSSMSEAQFTRVLDALEDAMVPA; this is encoded by the coding sequence GTGGCAACTGAACGAATCTTGATGTCGAAGCCGGACGTCGGAGAGCTGGAGGAGGAATACGTCCTCTCGGCGGTGCGATCGGGCTGGATTGCACCACTGGGACCGGACGTGGACGCCTTCGAGGCGGAGATCTCGGAGCGCACCGGGGTGAGGCATGCCGTGGCGCTGTCCTCGGGTACGGCGGCCCTGCACTTGGGGCTCCTGTCACTGGGCGTGGGGCGCGGCGACATCGTCGTGACGTCCACGATGACCTTCGCTGCGACGGCGAATGCCGTGGCCTACACCGGAGCGACCCCGTTCTTCGTGGATTCGGATCCCATGACTGGCAACATCGATCCTGAGCTCCTGGACCAGGCGCTGGCCGAACTTCAGGGAGCAGGGACGCCCGCCTCCGCGGTGGTCCCGGTGGACCTGCTAGGGAAGGCAGCGGACTACTCCCGGATCGAGTCCATCTGCGCGGTGTACGAGGTGCCGCTGTTCTGCGACGCCGCCGAGTCCCTGGGCGCCTTCCACCGCGGGAAGGCCGCGGGTTCGTTCGGACGCGCTGGGGTCTTCTCCTTCAACGGCAACAAGATCATGACGACCTCTGGTGGCGGCATGTTCGTGACCGACGACGAGATGCTGGCCCAGAACGTGCGCTACCTCTCCACGCAGGCACGCCAGCCGGTGGTGCACTACGAGCACACGGATGTCGGTTACAACTACCGGATGAGCAACATCCTGGCGGCGCTGGGACGGGCGCAACTGAGCCGCCTTGACGAGATGATCAGCAGGCGCCAGCAGTGGCGTGCAAGGTACAAGGACTTCTTCGAGCACATTCCGGGCATCGAGGTCTTCGGTGGCACGAACGACACCGAGGACAATTGTTGGCTGTCGTCCATCGTCGTGGACTCCACACAGACCACCCTCACCGCACGCGACCTGCAGGCGAAGCTCGACCGCGATGGCATCGAGTCGCGTCCGCTGTGGAAGCCGATGCACCTACAGCCGGTCTTCCGGGGTGCCCCTCGTCTCGTCAACGGCTCTTCCGAGTCCCTGTTCGAGAACGGGCTCACCCTCCCCAGTGGTTCATCGATGAGCGAGGCACAGTTCACGCGGGTGCTGGACGCGCTCGAGGACGCCATGGTTCCCGCATGA
- a CDS encoding acetyltransferase, with protein sequence MTPRPMVIVGAGGFGREAADVVEAVNSAAGTPLWELSGFYDDAPAEKNLTRLRQRGLAYLGPIPQEWDGTDISFVIGIGSPAVREILAARLERLGWEPAVLVHPAAVVGSRSLLGAGSVVCGGVQVSTNVQLGRHVHLNPNATIGHDAVLEDFVSVNPAVTVSGEVRVRTGTLLGAGSVVLQGLEVGPGALVGAAACVVRDVPADATVKGVPAR encoded by the coding sequence GTGACGCCGCGTCCGATGGTCATCGTGGGGGCCGGCGGATTCGGTCGTGAGGCCGCCGATGTGGTTGAGGCCGTCAACTCCGCCGCGGGTACACCGCTGTGGGAACTGTCAGGGTTCTATGACGACGCCCCTGCGGAGAAGAACCTCACTCGATTGCGGCAACGAGGCCTGGCATACCTGGGTCCCATCCCGCAGGAATGGGACGGGACGGACATCAGTTTCGTCATCGGCATCGGCAGCCCTGCCGTGCGCGAGATCCTGGCAGCGCGACTGGAACGGCTGGGCTGGGAGCCGGCCGTCCTTGTCCACCCGGCCGCCGTCGTCGGTTCCCGGTCTCTCCTCGGCGCAGGAAGCGTCGTCTGCGGGGGAGTACAGGTCTCAACCAATGTGCAGCTCGGACGGCACGTCCATCTCAACCCGAATGCGACCATCGGCCATGACGCGGTCTTGGAGGACTTCGTGTCCGTCAATCCCGCTGTCACCGTGTCAGGTGAGGTGCGTGTCCGGACGGGGACCCTCCTTGGCGCGGGCAGCGTCGTCCTGCAGGGACTGGAGGTCGGACCCGGCGCCTTGGTTGGAGCCGCCGCCTGTGTTGTACGGGACGTCCCCGCCGACGCCACGGTCAAGGGGGTGCCCGCACGATGA
- a CDS encoding sugar transferase has translation MIDYGFVKRSLDALGAAGLLVLASPALGITALMVRRNLGRPVLFTQERPGRAGKTFRMYKFRSMKDVDPEAGLVTDEERLTDFGRWLRSTSLDELPSLLNVLKGDMSFVGPRPLLVSYLDRYTPEQARRHEVRPGITGLAQVSGRNLVDWEERFRLDVEYVDNMTLRTDARILLQTVSAVFRRHGISADGQATMSEFTGSPLPASSRTGVLESRGTST, from the coding sequence ATGATCGACTACGGGTTCGTCAAGCGAAGCCTCGACGCCCTCGGCGCCGCCGGGTTGCTGGTGCTCGCCTCACCGGCGCTCGGGATCACGGCGCTGATGGTCCGGAGGAACTTGGGCCGACCGGTCTTGTTCACGCAGGAACGTCCCGGGAGGGCGGGAAAGACGTTCCGGATGTACAAGTTCCGCAGCATGAAGGACGTCGATCCCGAGGCGGGTCTGGTTACCGATGAGGAGCGGCTGACCGACTTCGGCCGATGGTTGCGCTCGACAAGCCTGGATGAATTGCCATCCCTGCTCAACGTCCTCAAGGGGGACATGAGCTTCGTGGGACCTAGACCGCTCCTAGTGTCGTATCTGGACCGGTACACGCCGGAGCAGGCACGGCGGCACGAGGTCAGGCCCGGAATCACCGGTCTGGCCCAAGTGAGCGGCAGGAACCTCGTGGATTGGGAGGAGCGCTTCCGGCTCGATGTCGAGTACGTGGACAACATGACCCTGCGGACCGACGCGAGGATTCTGCTGCAGACGGTCAGTGCCGTGTTCCGCCGCCATGGCATATCCGCGGACGGCCAGGCGACCATGAGCGAGTTCACGGGGAGTCCGCTTCCGGCCTCCAGCAGGACTGGAGTCCTTGAATCGCGGGGAACCTCGACGTGA